A portion of the Vespula vulgaris chromosome 24, iyVesVulg1.1, whole genome shotgun sequence genome contains these proteins:
- the LOC127072154 gene encoding luc7-like protein 3, which yields MARYSSDSDSDYSSRYRRKHSRKSRSTSSDTSESSPYRKRSSKHSKSKRRHRSHSRSRGRDRNSKNYKGGRSNSGDREKRRYRSRTRRSHSSDRSKRKMRSTSRDKSRSRSSSSQSTVKPILEKSNNPITKDDFLIEPRIKESVLEEINSEGFTPKQFTSSSHTKESKFKNIVIDISADTIQIPTVADSTVPESIFHPSIMLDQDARFDKWVKKLYTLRQKAIVDMTHGNFT from the exons ATGGCAAGATATTCGAGTGATTCAGATTCAGATTATAGCAGCAGATACAGAAGAAAACATAGCAGAAAATCTAG ATCCACCAGTTCAGACACTAGTGAATCTTCACCGTATCGTAAGAGATCATCTAAGCATTCAAAATCGAAACGCCGACATCGTTCACACTCCAGAAGCAgaggtagagatagaaattcgaaaaattacaAAGGTGGCAGAAGCAATTCGGGTGATAGAGAAAAACGTCGCTATCGTTCTCGTACACGTAGATCGCATTCTTCTGATCGTAGCAAAAGGAAAATGAGATCTACTTCTAGAGACAAATCTAGAAGTCGTTCTAGCAGTTCGCAGTCTACCGTTAAACCTATACTTGAGAAATCTAATAATCCCATAACGAAag ATGACTTTTTAATTGAACCACGTATCAAGGAAAGTGTactcgaagaaataaattctgaAGGATTTACGCCTAAACAATTTACTTCGTCTTCTCATACGAAAGAAAGCAAATTTAAAAACATTGTCATCGATATTAGTGCTGATACTATTCAAATTCCTACGGTAGCGGATTCCACTGTACCAGAAAGTATATTCCATCCTTCG ATCATGCTGGATCAAGATGCTCGTTTTGATAAATGGGTTAAGAAACTTTATACGCTTAGGCAGAAAGCAATAGTTGATATGACACACGGTAATTTTACTTGA
- the LOC127072152 gene encoding integral membrane protein 2B: MTIITKAIGEKKASGKMVQPLFPEEPITVPLKTDPEAQLNKEDMVKHYWIARRSIHRIQMTATFSLFIVALMILIIGVIGGLYVYIQYARAQIHRFRTGWYSIPYDKMPYNSEKIHQAIIADSSIFKSLTKTSEQISINVNKNADNNIKGFLKERFEIDLENEHYEKIDVPDFHGGRQGRFIHDFNINKTGIIDIDGRCCFVMSLNRQVILPPHSLYDLLRKMFNGYYEVDTNIIRETMEVVTPAITDMSTVGTYIARECQNLPTYMLKGVNPTVVKRSASSGIFAQYAGKDIVEVDILNLNEFHK; this comes from the exons atgACTATCATCACGAAAGCAATTGGTGAGAAGAAGGCGTCGGGGAAAATGGTGCAGCCATTGTTTCCAGAAGAACCTATTACG GTTCCTTTAAAAACTGATCCTGAGGCACAACTCAATAAAGAAGATATGGTTAAACATTACTGGATTGCACGTAGAAGCATACATAGAATTCAAATGACTGCTACATTCTCCTTGTTCATTGTTGCAttgatgatattaataattggtGTAATAGGCGGtctttatgtatacatacaatatgCCAGAGCACAAATACATAGATTCCGTACTGGATGGTATAGCATTCCATATGATAAAATGCCATATAATAGTGAGAAAATACATCAGGCAATCATAGCTGATTCAAGCATATTCAAGAGTCTTACTAAAACTTCCGaacaaatatcaataaatgttAACAAAAATGCAGACAATAATATTAAGGGTTTCCTTAAAGAACGATTTGAAATTGATCTTGAAAATGAACATTATGAAAAGATTGATGTGCCAGATTTTCATGGCGGACGTCAAGGACGTTTTATACACGATTTTAACATT AATAAAACTGGAATTATAGATATTGATGGTCGATGCTGTTTCGTTATGTCATTGAATCGTCAAGTAATTTTACCACCACACAGTCTGTATGATCTActtagaaaaatgtttaatg GTTATTATGAAGTggatacaaatattatacgtgAAACTATGGAAGTTGTTACTCCAGCTATTACTGATATGTCCACTGTGGGAACATACATTGCTCGTGAATGCCAAAATTTGCCAACATATATGTTGAAAGGTGTAAATCCTACTG TTGTTAAAAGGAGTGCATCAAGCGGTATTTTTGCACAATATGCTGGCAAAGATATTGTAGAAGTTGATATTTTGAACCTGAACGAATTCCATAAGTAA
- the LOC127072127 gene encoding uncharacterized protein LOC127072127 encodes MESAIVHLEQSVQKADGKLDMIAWQIDAFEKEFEDPDNEISVVRLLRSVHQVTKDYQNLRQEILEVQQLQKQLSDSLKAQLSQVHGNFNLLRNKIVGQKTSQLK; translated from the exons atgGAATCTGCTATTGTACATCTTGAACAAAGC GTTCAAAAGGCTGATGGAAAATTAGATATGATTGCTTGGCAAATAGATGCCTTTGAGAAAGAATTCGAAGATCCAGATAATGAG ATATCTGTAGTTCGTTTATTACGTTCTGTACATCAAGTTACAAAAGATTATCAAAATCTTCGTCAAGAAATTTTAGAAGTTCAACAGTTACAAAAACAACTTTCTGATTCACTCAAGGCTCAGCTATCTCAAGTACATGGTAATTTCAATTTACTTCGTAACAAAATTGTGGGACAGAAGACATCTCAgttaaagtaa